The following proteins come from a genomic window of Micromonospora echinofusca:
- a CDS encoding CaiB/BaiF CoA transferase family protein — MAEQRSGPLSGVLVADFSRILAGPYATMLLADLGAEVIKVEGPGGDDTRTWLPPVREGTSTYYLGVNRNKRSIALDLADPADLDVARELVRRSDVMIQNFRPGGLRRFGLDYDSVVALNERIVYASISGFGAGAGADLPGYDLVVQAASGLMSLTGEPDGPPYKAGVAVFDVIAGLHAAVGILAALHHRDRCGTGQHVEVDLLSAALSGLVNQSSGHVAGGATPFRMGNGHPSLFPYEPLPTADGDLVVIAGNDGQFRKLCHVLGLPGLPDDPRFARNQDRTVNREALRPILVARLAERTRDEWFRDLRAAGVPCSPINTVAGGVDLARQLGLDPVVSAGGVPGVRNPIGLSATPPRYDLPPPGLDEHGDEIRGWLAG, encoded by the coding sequence ATGGCAGAGCAACGATCCGGGCCGCTCAGCGGCGTCCTCGTCGCCGACTTCTCACGCATCCTCGCCGGCCCGTACGCGACCATGCTCCTCGCCGACCTCGGCGCCGAGGTGATCAAGGTGGAGGGGCCCGGCGGGGACGACACCCGGACCTGGCTGCCGCCCGTGCGGGAGGGGACCTCCACCTACTACCTCGGCGTCAACCGCAACAAGCGCTCCATCGCCCTCGACCTCGCCGACCCCGCCGACCTGGACGTCGCCCGGGAGCTCGTCCGCCGCTCCGACGTCATGATCCAGAACTTCCGGCCCGGCGGGCTGCGGCGCTTCGGCCTCGACTACGACAGCGTCGTGGCCCTCAACGAGCGGATCGTCTACGCCTCGATCAGCGGGTTCGGCGCTGGCGCCGGCGCCGATCTGCCCGGCTACGACCTCGTGGTCCAGGCCGCGTCCGGCCTGATGAGCCTCACCGGCGAGCCGGACGGGCCGCCCTACAAGGCCGGGGTCGCCGTGTTCGACGTGATCGCCGGCCTGCACGCGGCCGTCGGCATCCTCGCCGCCCTGCACCACCGCGACCGCTGCGGCACCGGCCAGCACGTCGAGGTGGACCTGCTCTCCGCCGCGCTGTCGGGCCTGGTCAACCAGAGCAGCGGCCACGTCGCCGGGGGCGCGACGCCGTTCCGGATGGGCAACGGACACCCGAGCCTGTTCCCGTACGAGCCGCTGCCCACCGCCGACGGCGACCTCGTCGTCATCGCCGGCAACGACGGGCAGTTCCGCAAGCTGTGCCACGTGCTCGGCCTGCCCGGCCTGCCCGACGACCCCCGCTTCGCACGCAACCAGGACCGCACGGTCAACCGGGAGGCACTGCGGCCCATCCTGGTCGCGCGCCTGGCCGAGCGCACCCGCGACGAGTGGTTCCGGGACCTGCGCGCGGCGGGCGTGCCGTGCAGCCCGATCAACACCGTCGCCGGTGGCGTCGACCTGGCCCGGCAACTCGGGCTCGACCCGGTGGTCAGCGCCGGCGGCGTGCCCGGCGTCCGCAACCCGATCGGCCTGAGCGCCACCCCGCCGCGCTACGACCTGCCGCCGCCGGGGCTCGACGAACACGGCGACGAGATCCGCGGCTGGTTGGCCGGCTGA
- a CDS encoding cation diffusion facilitator family transporter gives MAAEGSTKAVVTALIANLGIAVSKFVAAAMTGSASMLAEGVHSVADSTNQALLLIGGKRARRAPSALHPFGYARERYIYAFIVAIVLFSIGGLYALYEGYHKISDPHELTSPLIAVAVLVIAIALESYALYTAVKEANKVRGNRGWVSFVRHARAPELPVILLEDAGALLGLVFALGGVGLSVLTGNAIFDGIATLCIGALLVVIAVVLAAETKSLLIGEAALPEEITAIHTELVSTPGVDGVIHLRTLHLGPEDLLVAAKIAIGTVDRGADVAATIDDAEARIRRVLPTATAIYLEPDIDRRSVPAVEPAGHSG, from the coding sequence ATGGCGGCTGAAGGCAGCACCAAAGCCGTGGTGACGGCCCTGATCGCGAACCTGGGCATCGCGGTGAGCAAGTTCGTCGCGGCCGCGATGACCGGCTCGGCGTCGATGCTCGCCGAGGGCGTGCACTCGGTCGCGGACTCGACCAACCAGGCGCTGCTGCTGATCGGCGGCAAACGCGCCCGCCGCGCCCCCTCGGCGCTGCACCCGTTCGGGTACGCCCGGGAACGCTACATCTACGCCTTCATCGTCGCGATCGTGCTCTTCAGCATCGGAGGCCTGTACGCCCTCTACGAGGGCTATCACAAGATCAGCGACCCGCACGAGCTCACCTCGCCCCTGATCGCCGTCGCCGTCCTGGTCATCGCGATCGCGTTGGAGAGCTACGCCCTGTACACCGCCGTGAAGGAGGCCAACAAGGTTCGCGGCAACCGGGGCTGGGTCTCCTTCGTTCGCCACGCCCGCGCTCCCGAACTGCCGGTGATCCTGCTCGAGGACGCGGGCGCCCTGCTCGGCCTGGTCTTCGCGCTGGGCGGCGTGGGGCTCAGCGTGCTCACCGGCAACGCCATCTTCGACGGCATCGCCACCCTGTGCATCGGTGCCCTCCTGGTCGTCATCGCGGTCGTCCTCGCCGCCGAGACCAAGAGCCTGCTCATCGGCGAGGCCGCCCTGCCCGAAGAGATCACCGCAATCCACACCGAACTGGTGTCCACCCCGGGCGTGGACGGCGTCATCCACCTGCGCACCCTGCACCTCGGACCGGAAGACCTCCTGGTCGCGGCGAAGATCGCCATCGGAACCGTCGACCGGGGAGCCGACGTCGCCGCCACGATCGACGACGCCGAGGCGAGAATCCGCAGGGTGCTGCCCACCGCTACGGCGATCTACCTCGAGCCCGACATCGACCGTCGGTCCGTCCCGGCAGTCGAGCCGGCCGGTCACAGCGGCTGA
- a CDS encoding endo-1,4-beta-xylanase: MDNNPTPAGGRPVARRRPRVALASVVVGLSVAAATMAVASGANAGTTLGASAAEKGRYFGAAVAAHKLSDTTYVGILNREFNSVTPENEMKIDATEPQQNQFTFTNADRIVNHARANGMQVRGHTLAWHSQQPAWMQNMSGTALRAAMLNHVTRVATYYRGKIHSWDVVNEAFADGSTGARRDSNLQRTGNDWIEAAFRAARTADPDAKLCYNDYNTDDWSHAKTQAVYAMVRDFKQRGVPIDCVGLQSHFNSGSPYPGNYRTTLSSFAALGVDVQITELDIEGSGSSQAATYRNVVTDCLAVTRCTGITVWGIRDTDSWRASGTPLLFDGNGNKKPAYTATLEALNAGTSTPPPTTAPPTTPPPSSPPPSGGCAASVSLNSWTGGFVATVRVTAGASPINGWAVALTLPGGATVTNTWSARGSGATGAVTFQNVDYNGRMAAGTTTEFGFQGTGTGPTGTPTCTAS; this comes from the coding sequence ATGGACAACAATCCAACCCCCGCCGGCGGGCGCCCGGTGGCCCGCAGGCGGCCGCGCGTCGCGCTGGCGTCGGTCGTGGTCGGTCTCTCCGTCGCCGCCGCGACGATGGCGGTGGCGTCCGGCGCCAACGCCGGCACGACCCTGGGGGCGTCCGCCGCCGAGAAGGGGCGCTACTTCGGTGCTGCGGTGGCGGCGCACAAGCTCTCCGACACCACCTACGTCGGGATCCTGAACCGCGAGTTCAACTCGGTCACGCCCGAGAACGAGATGAAGATCGACGCCACCGAGCCGCAGCAGAACCAGTTCACCTTCACCAACGCCGACCGCATCGTCAACCACGCCCGCGCCAACGGCATGCAGGTACGCGGTCACACCCTCGCCTGGCACTCACAACAACCCGCCTGGATGCAGAACATGTCCGGCACCGCCCTGCGCGCCGCCATGCTCAACCACGTCACCCGGGTCGCCACCTACTACCGCGGCAAAATCCACTCCTGGGACGTCGTCAACGAAGCCTTCGCCGACGGCAGCACCGGCGCGCGTCGCGACTCCAACCTGCAACGCACCGGCAACGACTGGATCGAGGCCGCCTTCCGCGCCGCACGCACCGCCGACCCCGACGCCAAACTCTGCTACAACGACTACAACACCGACGACTGGAGCCACGCCAAGACCCAGGCCGTCTACGCCATGGTCCGCGACTTCAAGCAGCGTGGCGTGCCCATCGACTGCGTCGGCCTGCAGTCGCACTTCAACAGCGGCTCGCCCTACCCGGGCAACTACCGCACCACCCTGTCCAGCTTCGCGGCGCTCGGCGTCGACGTCCAAATCACCGAACTCGACATCGAAGGCTCCGGCAGCAGCCAGGCCGCCACCTACCGCAACGTCGTCACCGACTGCCTCGCCGTCACCCGCTGCACCGGCATCACCGTCTGGGGCATCCGCGACACCGACTCCTGGCGAGCCAGCGGCACCCCCCTGCTCTTCGACGGCAACGGCAACAAGAAGCCGGCATACACCGCCACCCTCGAAGCCCTGAACGCCGGCACCAGCACGCCGCCCCCGACCACCGCGCCCCCGACGACCCCGCCGCCCAGCTCCCCGCCGCCGTCCGGTGGCTGTGCCGCGTCGGTGTCGCTGAACTCGTGGACCGGCGGCTTCGTCGCCACGGTACGGGTCACCGCCGGAGCCTCGCCGATCAACGGCTGGGCGGTCGCCCTCACCCTGCCGGGCGGCGCGACGGTCACCAACACCTGGAGCGCGCGCGGCAGCGGCGCCACCGGCGCCGTGACGTTCCAGAACGTCGACTACAACGGCCGGATGGCCGCCGGGACCACCACCGAGTTCGGCTTCCAGGGCACCGGAACCGGACCGACCGGCACCCCCACCTGCACCGCGAGCTGA
- a CDS encoding adenylyl cyclase, producing MQSPDERRRLRRALALGLALAAVAGTTGTAAAAGPARHGAPDFGPNVTIFDPDTPLAEIQATLDAAHARQVDAEMGTARHAYLFKPGSYGTPAQPLQAKVGYYTEVSGLGASPTDVTVTGKIEAYNRCLTDGGTGNCIALVNFWRTLSNLSLSVNATGQDGCRSSANFWAVSQAVSMRRLDISGGGLSLMDYCTAGPQYASGGFIADSRLPATTNGSQQQWLTRNSEVESWSNAVWNQVFAGTVGAPDDADFPDPPYTTLETTPLSREKPYLFVDDHGRYHVRVPAARRDTRGVSWADGMTPGRTIGIRDFFVAKPSDPVHVINAQLARGRHLLLTPGVYDIARSIEVRRPDTVVLGIGHATLTAGNGAIPLDVAGVPGVVVAGVTVDAGRTESPVLLRVGHRHGRNASTPRNPITLSDVYFRVGGPHVGRTHTALEVNADHVLIDHTWVWRGDHGVEGFTEGVNGDTDRWRTNTGRYGAVINGDHVTATGLFVEHFQRYNTVWNGEHGTTVLYQNELPYDPPTQADWMNGRTRGWAGYKVGDRVRHHTLHGGGVYVFNQNNPSIRTENGFEVPVTPGVRLHHVMTVNLSAGTIDHVVNGVGEAADTTRVGAPVYVTRYPAR from the coding sequence ATGCAGTCCCCCGACGAGCGACGGCGACTGCGCCGCGCGCTCGCGCTCGGTCTGGCACTGGCGGCGGTCGCCGGCACGACCGGCACGGCGGCCGCCGCCGGCCCGGCCCGCCACGGGGCCCCGGACTTCGGGCCCAACGTGACGATCTTCGATCCCGACACACCGCTCGCCGAGATCCAGGCGACCCTCGACGCGGCACACGCCCGACAGGTCGACGCCGAAATGGGCACCGCGCGGCACGCGTACCTCTTCAAGCCCGGCAGCTACGGCACGCCCGCGCAGCCCCTCCAGGCGAAGGTCGGCTACTACACCGAGGTCTCCGGCCTGGGCGCCTCCCCCACCGACGTCACCGTCACCGGCAAGATCGAGGCCTACAACCGCTGCCTCACCGACGGCGGCACCGGCAACTGCATCGCCCTGGTCAACTTCTGGCGCACCCTGTCGAACCTGTCGCTGTCCGTCAACGCCACCGGCCAGGACGGCTGCCGGTCCTCGGCGAACTTCTGGGCGGTCTCCCAGGCGGTGTCCATGCGCCGCCTCGACATCAGCGGCGGCGGCCTGTCGCTGATGGACTACTGCACCGCCGGCCCCCAGTACGCCAGCGGCGGCTTCATCGCCGACTCCCGGCTGCCCGCCACCACCAACGGCTCCCAGCAGCAGTGGCTCACCCGCAACAGCGAGGTCGAGAGCTGGTCCAACGCGGTGTGGAACCAGGTCTTCGCGGGCACCGTGGGTGCCCCCGACGACGCCGACTTTCCCGACCCGCCCTACACCACGCTGGAAACGACGCCGCTGAGCAGGGAGAAGCCGTACCTGTTCGTCGACGACCACGGCAGGTACCACGTACGGGTCCCCGCCGCCCGGCGCGACACCCGGGGCGTCTCCTGGGCCGACGGCATGACGCCGGGCCGCACCATCGGCATCCGGGACTTCTTCGTCGCCAAGCCCTCCGACCCGGTGCACGTCATCAACGCCCAGCTCGCCCGCGGCAGGCACCTGCTGCTGACCCCCGGCGTGTACGACATCGCCCGCAGCATCGAGGTCAGGCGGCCCGACACCGTGGTCCTCGGCATCGGCCACGCCACGCTGACGGCCGGGAACGGCGCGATCCCGCTGGACGTCGCCGGCGTGCCCGGCGTGGTCGTCGCCGGGGTCACCGTCGATGCCGGCCGCACCGAGTCGCCGGTGCTGCTGCGGGTCGGCCACCGGCACGGCCGCAACGCCAGCACCCCGCGCAACCCGATCACGCTCTCCGACGTCTACTTCCGCGTCGGCGGGCCGCACGTCGGCAGGACGCACACCGCGCTGGAGGTCAACGCCGACCACGTCCTCATCGACCACACCTGGGTGTGGCGCGGGGACCACGGCGTCGAGGGCTTCACCGAGGGCGTCAACGGCGACACCGACCGCTGGCGGACCAACACCGGTCGCTACGGCGCCGTCATCAACGGCGACCACGTGACGGCCACCGGCCTCTTCGTCGAGCACTTCCAGCGGTACAACACGGTCTGGAACGGCGAGCACGGCACGACGGTGCTCTACCAGAACGAGCTGCCGTACGACCCGCCGACGCAGGCGGACTGGATGAACGGCAGGACCCGGGGATGGGCCGGCTACAAGGTCGGCGACCGGGTGCGCCACCACACCCTGCACGGCGGCGGGGTGTACGTGTTCAACCAGAACAACCCGTCGATCCGCACCGAGAACGGCTTCGAGGTCCCCGTCACCCCGGGCGTGCGGCTGCACCACGTCATGACCGTCAACCTGAGCGCCGGCACGATCGACCACGTGGTCAACGGCGTGGGCGAGGCGGCCGACACGACGCGGGTCGGCGCGCCCGTCTACGTCACCCGCTACCCCGCGCGGTAG
- a CDS encoding CHAT domain-containing protein, with amino-acid sequence MADSAGSGAGTAQAALDAVQRYPREAIVIGRRVLAAGHPDADERSTAERAIGLALREINDLPGALRHLRRAVRAADSPRVRALARMSLGYVLANAGRTGAALRAVTLALPRLTGADAGRARMQRGVVLHYRGRFDEAVRDYGIAVEVARREGDLLLEARARNNRGLLNAHRGTGRDADDDLARSAAIFSQLGLDLAAADARWNIGIAAGQRGDVAGALRGFATVNEEYRRLSVPRPALLLDRFELLLSVPLVDEAVEVATTAVSELRRRGMASDLAEALLARARAALLAGDLDTAATAAASARARFRRQGRRIWAAFARHVELRAEFARGNRSAALLTAMVRTAGQLDATGWPSPALTTRIEAARLAEALGRPARAAGLLAVAARAHRRGTAPHRAQGWYALALRRRLDGDLRGAARALRRGLAVLDGHRASLGATELRAHSGTYGHELAAEGLDIAVCAGTPAQVLAWAERWRANALRMRAVQPPQDPELAAALAELRMVSAALEDALLVGHPVHTLRRSQGRLEQRIRELARGVDGAARGAAGDGLVAPPSVRALAAALGDAVLLELVTHGRRLRAVLVRDGRTSLHDLGPLDEALGRARRHRFGLRRLVTTGDSASARAGVEFAATALDRQLFDPVRRLLGDRPLVIVPIGALHAVAWSGLPTCVGRPVTVAPSATVWLRAAGRIVPTGPPVLVAGPRLPAAETEVRQLGAALPGARHLTGCHATADAVTDALNATALAHVAAHGTFRADNPLFSTLELADGPLTAYELERLTHPPGCVVLSACDSGLSGVRPGDEVMGFTAVLLALGARTLIAAVLPVPADLTTALMLDLHRRMRAGAAPAVALADAQRAFAAGGAAAHATAAAFVCFGAG; translated from the coding sequence ATGGCCGACAGCGCCGGTTCCGGTGCCGGCACGGCCCAGGCCGCGCTCGACGCCGTCCAGCGTTACCCCCGCGAGGCGATCGTCATCGGCCGGCGGGTCCTCGCCGCCGGGCACCCCGACGCCGACGAGCGCTCCACCGCCGAACGCGCCATCGGGCTGGCCCTGCGGGAGATCAACGACCTGCCGGGCGCCCTGCGGCACCTGCGCCGGGCGGTCCGGGCCGCCGACTCACCCCGGGTACGGGCGCTGGCGCGGATGAGCCTCGGGTACGTCCTGGCCAACGCCGGACGCACCGGCGCGGCGCTGCGCGCGGTGACCCTGGCCCTGCCCCGGCTCACCGGCGCCGACGCCGGCCGGGCCCGGATGCAGCGGGGCGTCGTGCTGCACTACCGGGGGCGGTTCGACGAGGCGGTCCGCGACTACGGCATCGCGGTTGAGGTCGCCCGGCGCGAGGGCGACCTGCTGCTGGAGGCCCGCGCGCGCAACAACCGCGGGCTCCTCAACGCCCACCGGGGCACCGGCCGCGACGCCGACGACGACCTGGCCCGCTCCGCGGCCATCTTCAGCCAGCTCGGGCTCGACCTGGCCGCCGCCGACGCCCGCTGGAACATCGGCATCGCCGCCGGGCAGCGCGGCGACGTCGCGGGCGCGCTGCGCGGCTTCGCCACGGTCAACGAGGAGTACCGCCGGCTGTCGGTGCCCCGGCCGGCACTGCTGCTGGACCGGTTCGAGCTGCTGTTGTCGGTGCCGCTGGTCGACGAGGCGGTCGAGGTCGCCACCACCGCCGTGTCGGAGCTGCGCCGGCGTGGCATGGCCTCGGATCTCGCCGAGGCGCTGCTGGCCCGGGCCCGCGCGGCCCTGCTCGCCGGTGACCTGGACACCGCCGCGACCGCCGCCGCCTCGGCGCGGGCCCGCTTCCGCCGGCAGGGACGCCGCATCTGGGCCGCCTTCGCCCGGCACGTCGAGTTGCGCGCCGAGTTCGCCCGGGGCAACCGTTCGGCGGCCCTGCTCACCGCCATGGTGCGCACCGCCGGGCAGCTCGACGCCACCGGCTGGCCCTCGCCGGCGCTGACCACCCGGATCGAGGCCGCCCGCCTGGCCGAGGCGTTGGGCCGGCCCGCCCGGGCCGCCGGGCTGCTGGCGGTGGCGGCCCGGGCGCACCGCCGGGGCACCGCGCCCCACCGCGCCCAAGGCTGGTACGCGCTCGCCCTGCGCCGCCGACTCGACGGTGACCTGCGGGGAGCGGCCCGGGCCCTGCGCCGGGGCCTGGCGGTGCTCGACGGTCACCGGGCCTCCCTGGGCGCCACCGAGCTACGCGCACACAGCGGGACGTACGGGCACGAACTGGCCGCCGAGGGCCTGGACATCGCCGTATGCGCGGGCACGCCCGCGCAGGTGCTGGCCTGGGCGGAGCGCTGGCGGGCCAACGCCCTGCGGATGCGCGCGGTACAGCCGCCACAGGATCCCGAACTGGCCGCCGCCCTGGCCGAGCTGCGGATGGTCAGCGCCGCCCTGGAGGACGCGCTGCTCGTCGGTCACCCGGTGCACACGCTGCGCCGCAGCCAGGGCCGGCTCGAACAGCGCATCCGGGAACTGGCGCGCGGAGTGGACGGCGCCGCGCGGGGCGCCGCCGGTGACGGCCTGGTGGCACCGCCCTCGGTGCGGGCCCTCGCCGCCGCGCTGGGCGACGCCGTGCTGCTGGAACTGGTGACGCACGGGCGCCGGCTGCGGGCGGTGCTCGTCCGCGACGGGCGGACCAGCCTGCACGACCTCGGTCCGCTCGACGAGGCGCTGGGTCGGGCCCGACGGCACCGCTTCGGCCTGCGCCGGCTGGTCACCACCGGCGACTCGGCCAGCGCCCGGGCCGGCGTCGAGTTCGCCGCCACCGCGCTCGACCGGCAGCTCTTCGACCCCGTACGCCGGCTCCTGGGCGACCGGCCACTGGTGATCGTCCCGATCGGCGCGCTGCACGCCGTGGCCTGGTCCGGCCTGCCGACCTGCGTCGGCCGCCCGGTGACGGTGGCGCCCTCGGCGACGGTCTGGTTGCGCGCCGCCGGTCGGATCGTCCCGACCGGCCCGCCGGTGCTGGTGGCCGGGCCCCGGCTGCCCGCCGCCGAGACCGAGGTACGCCAGCTCGGCGCCGCCCTACCCGGCGCCCGCCACCTCACCGGTTGCCACGCCACGGCCGACGCCGTCACCGACGCGCTGAACGCCACCGCGCTGGCGCACGTCGCCGCACACGGCACCTTCCGCGCCGACAACCCGCTCTTCTCCACCCTTGAGCTGGCCGACGGGCCGTTGACCGCGTACGAGTTGGAGCGGCTGACCCACCCACCTGGCTGTGTGGTGCTCTCCGCCTGCGACTCGGGCCTCTCCGGCGTCCGGCCCGGCGACGAGGTCATGGGTTTCACCGCCGTGCTGCTTGCCCTGGGTGCGCGCACCCTGATCGCGGCCGTGCTGCCGGTCCCGGCCGACCTGACCACCGCGCTGATGCTGGACCTGCACCGGCGGATGCGCGCTGGCGCCGCCCCGGCGGTGGCGCTCGCCGATGCCCAGCGCGCATTCGCCGCGGGGGGCGCAGCCGCGCACGCCACCGCCGCCGCCTTCGTCTGCTTCGGCGCCGGCTGA
- a CDS encoding ATP-grasp domain-containing protein, whose product MLLLVPVDPLRPRHPDAHFAPEAHAARDAGVEVAVVDHDALARGDDVPRAVSRVTGEGVAVYRGWMLRSERYAAFADALARRGVALRTTGEQYRRAHELPGWYPGLAELTPRSAWTVGTRRADFDRARHALGGGAAVLRDFTKSMKHHWHEAAFIPDLDDGEAAWRVASRFVELRGDDLVGGLVLRRFERFTGAEVRSWWVDGVCVLVGAHPDSPHDTPPEAFDAGLVSGSVAALGLPFVTVDLALRADGGWRIVELGDGQVSDRPSTIEPAVMVDVLRHGVG is encoded by the coding sequence GTGCTGTTGCTCGTTCCGGTGGACCCCCTGCGTCCGCGGCACCCGGATGCCCACTTCGCCCCGGAGGCGCACGCCGCCCGGGACGCCGGCGTCGAGGTCGCCGTCGTCGACCACGACGCGTTGGCCCGTGGCGACGACGTGCCGCGAGCGGTGTCGCGGGTGACCGGGGAGGGCGTCGCGGTCTACCGGGGCTGGATGCTGCGCAGCGAGCGGTACGCCGCCTTCGCCGACGCGCTGGCCCGTCGGGGTGTCGCCCTGCGGACGACCGGGGAGCAGTACCGGCGCGCCCACGAGCTGCCCGGCTGGTATCCGGGCCTGGCCGAGCTGACGCCGCGCTCGGCGTGGACGGTCGGGACGCGGCGCGCCGACTTCGACCGGGCGCGGCACGCGCTCGGCGGCGGGGCGGCGGTGCTGCGCGACTTCACCAAGTCGATGAAGCACCACTGGCACGAGGCGGCGTTCATCCCGGATCTCGACGACGGCGAGGCCGCCTGGCGGGTCGCGAGCCGCTTCGTCGAGCTGCGCGGGGACGATCTCGTGGGCGGCCTGGTGCTGCGCCGGTTCGAGCGGTTCACCGGCGCCGAGGTCCGTTCGTGGTGGGTGGACGGCGTCTGCGTCCTGGTCGGCGCCCACCCCGACAGCCCGCACGACACCCCGCCGGAGGCGTTCGATGCGGGGTTGGTCAGCGGGTCGGTGGCGGCGCTGGGACTGCCGTTCGTGACCGTGGACCTGGCCCTGCGCGCCGACGGCGGATGGCGGATCGTCGAGCTCGGCGACGGGCAGGTCAGCGATCGACCGTCCACCATCGAACCGGCCGTCATGGTCGATGTCCTCCGCCACGGTGTGGGTTGA
- a CDS encoding DUF1905 domain-containing protein → MELEFSGELWFWRGPAPWHFVTVTEDGGQELAVRAAGVSYGWGMIPVAARIGQTGWRTSLFPKDGRYLVPVKAAVRRAEGLAVGDEVTVRLVVDG, encoded by the coding sequence ATGGAGCTGGAGTTCAGCGGCGAGCTGTGGTTCTGGCGGGGGCCGGCGCCGTGGCACTTCGTCACCGTCACCGAGGACGGCGGTCAGGAGCTGGCCGTGCGCGCCGCGGGGGTCAGCTACGGCTGGGGCATGATCCCGGTCGCGGCGCGGATCGGGCAGACCGGCTGGCGCACCTCGCTGTTCCCGAAGGACGGGCGCTACCTCGTGCCGGTGAAGGCGGCCGTACGACGGGCCGAGGGGCTGGCGGTGGGCGACGAAGTGACCGTCCGCCTGGTCGTCGACGGCTGA
- a CDS encoding S8 family peptidase, whose protein sequence is MPSDDSFVPRPPAGLSRRQLVAWSTLAVAAAPLGLVGAGGPAAAGESPDATYQRLFLEALAADPDVRRHAVAGREFLHRPRQLLVAGPDVQRVVARLRGYGHPVTEGVGFGGVARLLFAVETDIPSVVTRLRDPQQWPGQPVPLVQPHHVLVGFGNIMGNPGGPPRVAAALPAPDPARAGEGAGVTVGICDTGIWRQAGSRHPQWLGGSYLPEVDDEDAVYVGADVLALQGGHGTFVAGVVRQAAPGVRLDPEAALDATGVGDEEMLVAALGRLGPQVSVVNLSLGYFTQDDQPPLPLVDALAGLPGRAVVASAGNAGTSRRTWPAALDRVLAVGAVSAGSTGPVPAPYSSHGSWVDACALGDRHSTYVRGRLPLPGHPTRYFDGFAAWVGTSFATGHVAGRLAALMTSAGLSAEAAHAALVAGPRWHPDYGVLVA, encoded by the coding sequence GTGCCGTCCGACGACTCCTTCGTGCCGCGCCCGCCCGCCGGGTTGTCCCGCCGGCAGCTTGTGGCCTGGTCCACCCTGGCCGTTGCGGCGGCGCCGCTCGGTCTCGTCGGGGCGGGCGGGCCGGCCGCCGCCGGCGAGTCACCCGACGCCACCTACCAGCGGCTCTTCCTGGAGGCCCTGGCCGCGGACCCCGACGTGCGCCGGCACGCCGTCGCCGGCCGGGAGTTCCTCCACCGGCCACGGCAGCTCCTGGTGGCCGGTCCCGACGTGCAGCGGGTCGTGGCTCGGCTGCGCGGCTACGGCCATCCGGTCACCGAGGGCGTCGGCTTCGGCGGGGTCGCCCGGCTCCTCTTCGCCGTCGAGACCGACATCCCGTCGGTGGTGACCAGGCTGCGCGACCCGCAGCAGTGGCCCGGGCAGCCGGTTCCCCTGGTCCAGCCGCACCACGTGCTCGTCGGCTTCGGCAACATCATGGGCAACCCGGGCGGCCCGCCGCGCGTCGCCGCCGCCCTGCCGGCGCCGGATCCGGCGCGCGCCGGTGAGGGCGCGGGAGTGACGGTGGGAATCTGCGACACCGGCATCTGGCGGCAGGCCGGCTCCCGCCATCCGCAGTGGCTGGGCGGCAGTTACCTGCCCGAGGTCGACGACGAGGACGCGGTCTACGTCGGCGCGGACGTGCTGGCGCTTCAGGGCGGCCACGGCACGTTCGTCGCCGGAGTGGTCCGGCAGGCCGCGCCGGGCGTACGGCTCGATCCCGAGGCCGCGCTGGACGCCACCGGCGTCGGCGACGAGGAGATGCTGGTCGCCGCGCTCGGGCGGCTCGGTCCGCAGGTGTCGGTGGTCAACCTCTCGCTGGGCTACTTCACCCAGGACGACCAACCTCCGCTGCCACTGGTCGACGCGCTGGCCGGGCTGCCCGGCAGAGCCGTGGTGGCCTCGGCGGGCAACGCCGGCACCAGCCGGCGGACGTGGCCGGCCGCCCTCGACCGGGTGCTGGCGGTCGGCGCGGTGAGTGCCGGGTCCACCGGCCCGGTGCCGGCGCCCTACAGCAGCCACGGGTCGTGGGTGGACGCCTGCGCCCTGGGGGACCGGCACAGCACCTACGTCCGGGGCCGGCTCCCGTTGCCGGGCCATCCCACCCGCTACTTCGACGGATTCGCCGCCTGGGTCGGCACCTCGTTCGCCACCGGCCACGTCGCCGGCCGGCTGGCCGCGTTGATGACCAGCGCCGGGCTCAGCGCGGAGGCGGCCCACGCCGCGCTGGTCGCCGGCCCCCGCTGGCATCCCGACTACGGCGTACTCGTCGCGTGA